CAACCCTCTTTTCCAAGGTTGGATGTTTACGTGGTGTTCCCAGAAGGGGAAAAAATACCAAAAGGGTTACTGCTCATAGAAAAATTAAGAAGAAGTGGATTTTCAGTAGATTTTTCTTTCTATCCATCGAAATTAAAAAAGCAGTTAGCTATTGCCCAATCCCTAAATGCACGTTTTGCGCTCTTTGTGTCTGAAAGCATAGAGGAAGGAGTTGTTGAGATTAAAAATATGGATGAAAGAACCCAGTTTTCCCTGCCGGTTGATAAGCTTATTGAGTGGCTTAATCAAAGGGCTACATAGAGGGGCTGGCTTCATTTTAATTTTTGGCTAAAAGGTTGAAGCCAAGGGAATGATCAAGCTATAAAAGCGTATTAATAAAAAGAAAAGTCATTCATAAAATGATCTTAGGAAATATTGAGGTTTAGATGAAAAAAGGAGATTTTAAAGCTTACAGAACTCACCATTGCAATGAACTCAATATAAAATGGGTGGGCAAAAGGGCTAGGCTTTGCGGTTGGGTTCATTCGAAAAGAGATCATGGAGGTCTTTTATTCGTCGATTTAAGGGATAGAGAGGGGCTTACGCAGATCGTTTTTCATCCTGAGAAAGATCCCTCTCTTTTTGCTTCGGCAAAACAGCTTAAAGATGAATATGTCATAAAAGTTGAAGGACAGGTCGTGGAGAGACCCGCCGGGACTAAAAATGAGGCTTTAGCTACGGGAGAAATTGAGTTGGAAGTCGATTTTCTTGAAATACTTAATCCTTCCCAGCCGTTACCTTTTAACCTGGATGAAGATATAGAAAATGAAGAATTAAGACTTTCGTTTCGTTTTCTTGATTTAAGAAGGAAAAAGATTCTTCATTGTTTGAAGGTACGTCATCAAGTCTCATCACTAGTCAGGGAATATTTGTCGAAGGAAGGGTTTCTTGAGGTCGAGACTCCTATTTTATCTAAGAGTACACCTGAAGGTGCTCGAGATTTTCTTGTTCCAAGCCGGCTTTCACCGGGCAAATTTTATGCCTTACCCCAAGCTCCTCAACAATACAAGCAGTTATTGATGGTAGCGGGCATAGATAAGTATTTTCAAATTGCACGCTGTTTTAGAGATGAAGATCTCCGTTCAGACCGTCAACCGGAGTTTACCCAGATAGACCTCGAAGCCTCATTTGTGCAAGTCGAAGACATTATGAACTGGATTGAGGAGATGATTCAGTTGATTTTTTTAAAGGTTCTTGGCATTGAACTGCCTTTGCCTTTTGTCCGACTGAGTTATGATCAGGCCATAGACAATTATGGATCGGATAAACCAGATTTAAGAGTCGAGTGGAAAATTCAAGATGCAAGCCAACTGTTCAAAAATACCGAATTTAGATTGTTCCGGGAAGTTGTCGAGAAAGGAGGAGTAATCAAAGCTCTGAATGCCAAAGGAACAGATCCAATGATCAGTGCATCTGTACTCGAAGAGCTAGTAGCTATTGCAACCTCTCTTGGAGCAAAGGGCTTGGCTCATATCAGGGTGGAAGGGGAGCAATGGAAATCGCCCATCGTAAAATTTTTCTCGGCAGAGGAACGCAAAAACCTGCAACTGCTTCTCAATATGGAACCTGATGACTTCATTTTGTTTAGTGCCGGACCACGGGAGCAGGCTTGTTCAATTCTAGGTAAGATTCGTTTACGGCTAGCCGAGATAACCCAAAGTATTGCTAAAAACCAATGGAAATTTGTTTGGGTCACAGATTTTCCCCTCTTTGAGTACAGCCCATTAGATCAGAAATGGAATAGTGTACATCACCCTTTTACCCGGCCTCATTCCGAAGATTTGACTAAATTAGATGATGGTCGCTACAATGAAATTAGGGCTCTTGCTTATGATATTGTGCTTAATGGAGTTGAACTGGGAGGAGGAAGTATCCGTATACATGAAAGAGAGCTACAGGAAAAGATCTTTTCCATTCTAGGGATAGATAAACAAAGACAGGAGCTTCTTTTTGGTCATCTTCTGAAAGCTTTTCAATATGGCGCTCCACCACATGGTGGCATTGCCTTGGGACTCGATAGATTCGTGATGTTGTTAACGGGATCTGAATCCATAAGGGATGTTATCGCCTTTCCTAAAAATAGGCATGGAGTAGATCTTCTTACTCAATCCCCATCCGAAGTTGAATATCAGCAACTTAAAGAGCTTAACATTAAATTGAGTTTTCCTTCCTTGAAAATAGAACCTTAAATTTATATTGGATCAACCCTTAAAAGAAAAATCGAATTATGATTCCTTTTAAAAACTGGAAACGGCGTACTAAAATCATAGCTACTTTGGGACCTGCTACAGAGTCTGGGGAAAAAATTTTTTCTCTTATAGAAAAGGGAGTTGATATTTTCCGTTTCAATATGTCTCACGGAAACCCGAACTGGGTAAGGGAAAAAGTGGGGATTATCCAGGAATTTTCAAAACGCTTAGGTAAATATGTAGGGCTGCTTCTGGATACTCAAGGTCCAGCTATCAGAACGGGTGATCTTCCCGACCCCATGCAATTAAAACCAGGAGACATTTTTACTTTTACGGTGAGAGGAGAGAAAATAGAGGATCTTCATTCGGTTTCGGTTAATTATGACGATATTGTCAATGACATTCATGTGGGAGATGTAGTGCTTGTTGATAATGGGAACATCCAGATGAAGGTCATATCAAAGGAAAAAAATCTTTTGCGTTGTGAAGTTTTAACAGCGGGAGTAATGAAAAGCAGGCGCCACATTAATATTCCTGGAGTAAGAATAAATCTACCCCCGCTTACCAAAAAAGATCTCAACGACATCCAGCTAGGCATAGAATGTGGGATGGATTTCTTTGCTTTGTCTTTTGTCAGGGAAGCCAACGATTGTGATCTTTTAAGACAAATTCTTATTTCTAAAGGATCCCAGGGAAAAGTGGTTGCGAAAATAGAGGACCAGCTTGCGGTAAAAAACCTCTCCCAGATTATCGACTCTTCAGATGCGATCATGATCGCCCGAGGGGATTTAGGCATAGAATGCCCTTTTGAGGAGTTGCCTATCATCCAAAGGCGAATTGTAAAATCCTGCATCCAGAAAAGAAAGCCAGTCATTGTCGCCACACATCTTTTGGAAAGCATGATCATGAATCCTGCGCCCACGCGTGCTGAAATCACGGACATAGCTAACGCCGTTTATGAACAAGCTGATTGTATTATGCTTTCTGGGGAAACAGCTTCCGGGAAATATCCTTTGGAATGTATCTATATTCTGGATCGGGTGGCCGTGAGGACTGAAAAAAGTGGAGGGGCAGGGTATGCTTCCCTTGTTGAACTGGTTAACGACGAAGAAAAGTTAGCCAAAATCGCTGTGCATCTTGCCGATGACGTAGGTTCTCCTGCTATATGCGTGTTTACCCGTTTCGGACACCTAGCCACCTTGATTGCTGGATTGCGTCCTCGTTACTCTATAATCTATTCTTTCTGTCCCGATGAAGAAGTTTGTAGGAAACTTACCCTCCATTACGGGGTTGAACCTTGTTTGGTGGTGTTTCCTAAAAGCCAGGAAGAAAGTATTGAGATGGTTGAACAGCATTTAAAGAAAAAAGGAATAGAAAGTGGCCAAAAGATTGTCTTGATTTCTGAAATTCCTTTAAGAGGGGAAAGGGATCGGTATATTTTACTCCATCAGATTCACTAGGCTTGAGCTTTGATTTATGAAATCCTTCAGAGGAATGACAGCTTTAGTTACGGGAGCTTCTTCTGGATTAGGTTCGGAATTTGCGCGGCAACTTTCTTTAGAAGTAAGTCAACTGTTGATTACCTCTAGAAGAGTCGATCGATTGCAAGCACTTTCCGAAGAAATTCAAAAGAAATCTCCCCACCTTAAGGTTTTTTATATGCCCGCTGATTTAAGTTGTCAGGAAGGAAGAGATATTCTTTGCGATTGGTTAACCGCAGAAAGAATGGACATAGACATTCTCATCAATAATGCCGGCTGTGGAGATTATGGACTTTTTGAAGAATCTCGATTGGATCGGCTAAGGTCTCTGTTGGAACTGAATGTGATTACCATGACTTATTTAACCCGGTTAGTCTTGCCTCAAATGATTCGAAAAAAAAGGGGAGTTATTATTAATGTGGGATCTATTGTGGGCAGGAAACCGATTCCCATTTGTGCAGCCTATTCTGGATCCAAAAGCTTTGTTCATGCTTTTTCTGAGGCTTTAAGGCTAGAAATCGAAGGCAGAGGGGTGACCGTGACGGTTATAGCTCCTGGACCATTAAATACAGAGTTTTTCTATAGAGCTTCCCGGAATAATGTCGATGAGAAACCTTTTGTGCCTCCATTCATGTGGGTTCCACTAGAAAAAGTGGTTAATGATGCATTAGCTGCGGCTAAAGCGGGTAAACCCTTTTATGTCCCTGGATTTTATACCCGTATAGCTTCTTTTTTACACTCTTTAACCCCTTCTTTTTTGTTAAGACCTATTTATCGAATCCTTTTGCCAATACAATGTAAAAGGAGTACTTCAAAAAAAGACAACTTAAGCTGTTCTCTACATCAATAATAAACGCTGAATAAAAGGTTATTCTTTGAGAGAGACTTGACAGCCAATTTTCCTCTCGTTAAAAAAGAAGCAATATGAAACATACAATTCCTTCAGAAATTCGAAATGCTCATGGAGAACGGTTGGATTTTGTTTATACACCTGGATCTGCAGATAACAATACCCTTGTTATTATTGCTCATGGTATCACTGCACATAAAGACCGGCCAATGCTCGTTACATTATCTAACTGTCTCGCAAAAAATGGGATACACTCCGTTCGGTTCTCATTTTCAGGACATGGCAAATCTGAAGGGAAATTTGAAGAATTTAGCCCAACTAAGGAAGTTGGGGATTTGGAATCGGTGTTTAATGCTTTTGCAGGATGGACAAAATATGGGTATGTGGGGCATAGCTTGGGAGCTGCTGTGGGTGTATTATTTGCAAGTAAAGACCCAAGAGTTTCTTTTTTGATCTCATTAGCAGGAATGGCTTACACCGCTGCGTTTGCTCAACGTGAATTTGGAACAGTTACCCCAGGTCAAGGTTACATGTGGGACATGCCGGAGTTTCCTCTTTCCAAAGTCTTAATAGAGGATATGAATCGTATAGACAATGTGAAGGAAGCAGCAAAGAAAATCCGTATTCCTTGGCTTTTTATTCATGGTCTGGCTGATGATGTTGTTCCTCCCCAAGATTCCAGGGATCTTTTTGCTCTTGCTTCTGAACCCAAAAAACTAGTTGAAATTCCAGACTGTGATCATCTTTTCCCTCCTCCCCATGACTCTTTCATGGCTGAAACGGTGGTCAATTGGATAAAAGAGCTGAAGTTGATAGCCTAACTAGTCGTTTTATTCGAATTCCAGGGTAAAAACCCTCAAGAAGTTAAGGTCCAAATAGATGATTGCCAATAGCTTATAGCGTGGAAATCGATTTGGAAAAAAGATTTTTGTAATTGAGAAGAAAAGGAAGAAAAAGTAATGGGAGTACATTCCGATGATTGGATCAGGCAAATGGTAAGGCAACATCGGATGATCGAGCCTTTTGAAGAAGGGCAGGTAAGAAAAAAAGTTGATGGGTCAGCTGCGATAAGCTTTGGTCTTTCAAGTTACGGATATGATTTGAGAGTTTCTAGGGAGTTTAAAGTATTTACCAATGTTTTTAATAGCATTGTTGATCCTAAGGCTTTCGATAACCGCTCTTTTGTTGAAATAGAGGCAGACAGCTGCATTATACCGCCTAATTCGTTTGCCTTAGCTAGAAGTGTGGAATACTTTAGAATACCCAGGGATGTGATTACAATTTGTTTGGGAAAATCCACTTATGCCCGCTGTGGTATTATTGTCAATGTTACTCCTTTTGAACCTGAATGGGAAGGCTATGCCACACTGGAAATTTCAAATACCACCCCTCTTCCTGCAAAAATCTATGCTGAGGAAGGTCTTGCCCAGGTCATTTTTATCCAGGCCGCTGAGCCCTGTTCTATATCTTATGCTGAGAGAAGGGGAAAATATATGTATCAGAAAGGAGTTACTGTCCCGCGGTTATAGTTTGATCTTTTAGTTGTTTTTATCAAATTCTAATAGGTGAAATTCTTTCTTGATCAATTACCCTCTGAATGGGATTTTTTCAGTTCTCAACCTGAATATAGGGCAAAACAAGTCTCGGAATGGATATTCAAAAGAAAAGTATTTTGCTTTTCTTCGATGACTAATCTTCCCAGTGAGTTGAGGAAAAAGTTAACTGAAAACTATCAAATTAGATCCTTGGAATTAATTCAAGAAAAACAATCACAAGATGGGACAAGAAAATTTTTATGGCAACTTTTCGATGGTTATACGATAGAAACCGTTCTTATCCCCTCAATAGATACAAGGGAAGGAGCAAGGCGACTAACGCTTTGTGTGTCTACCCAAGTGGGATGTGCTTTAAGATGTGGCTTTTGTGCTAGTGGCCTTTTTGGATTCGAGAGAAATCTTTCTTGTGGGGAAATTGTTGAGCAGATTCTTCTTTGCGAATCCACTATTAAAGAAAGAATCAGTAATATTGTGTTTATGGGTATGGGGGAACCCCTTCTCAATTATGATCAACTGATTAAATCCATCCGACTCATTTCTTCTCCATTGGGTATAGGAATGAGCCCAAGGAAAATAACCATTTCTACCAGTGGTGTGGCTCCGCGTATTAGAAAACTAGCTAATGAAACTTTGCCTTTTCGTCTTGCTGTTTCTCTTCATGCCACGACTGATGAGTTGCGCAGCAAGATCATGCCCATAAACCTAAAATACCCATTAAGTGAGCTTATTAAAAGCTGTGAAGAGTTTTGTTCCAAAAGAAAACAGAAAATAACCCTGGAATACATTCTTATTGCTGGTTTTAATGATAGCTTAGATGATGCGGACCGACTAGCTGGAATAGCTCGGTCTCTTAGGGCTAAAGTAAATCTTATTCCTTATAATAGAGTTAGCCTGTTCCCCTGGAAATCACCAGATAGAAAAGAACTTCTCTGTTTTTTGCGTTGGATCGAAAATAAGGGCGTTGAGGTGTCTGTAAGAAAAGAACGAGGCAGGGATATCGATGGAGCCTGTGGGCAACTGAGACTTCGTTATATCTCGAAAGAAAAAGCAAGTTAATGAGGATAGTAGGGGTAAAGACATCGCTATTTGTGCTTTTTTGTTAAAAATGGGCTCTTGGGATTTTGTAAACTTTTGACAAATATAAAGCTATTTCTTCAGGTTCATTGAGGAAAAATCTGTTCCCATATTGGTGGACTTTGAAAGGCAAAGAAAAACTGGGAGTCTTATCGAAAAGGATAACTGGGCAAGACTGGTTTTCTTCCCCAATGAGTTCGATAATTTGGTGTCTGGGTTTTACGAAATCCACGTGACGGACTTCTAATTCTTGGGTTAATTGTGGATAAACTTTTAATACGCCTTCAAAAATCATACAATAGGGACAATAAAAAGGATCACCTAGTCCGTCGTAAAACCCTGGTTTTAAAAGAAAAAGTATGGGTTTCATAATTATTTTTTATTAACAATCTAACTCTTTAGAAGCTATAGACAAACTCCAAGCCGACGAAATAAACCGGTCCATTCGACGTTCCTAGGAGAGCTGTTGGGCTACCCGTGGGGTTTTGGAAAGGATAACCGTAGTAACCGAGCACTCCTTTACCCCAATCCATCCGGTACTCAAGCCTAATCATGAAGTTATCCGCTAAATCAAACGCCATCGTCGCCGTGTACGCCCATATGTCAGTCGGTGCGTTATGCCCAGCCAGAATCGAGTTCCATCCCGACTCCATCCAGTCCATCCTTTGCGCTATGCTGATAATATCCGTTATCTGGTATTTCATGTGCACTGATGCCCCATACCAGTTCGATGGTCCACTGGATAAATCCAGCGGCAACCCACTCACAGCCGCCGGCACTACCGTCACGTTGTTGTTGTAAAATCCCCCCGTAAACTCAAACCCCAAGAGCAGCCGATCATGCGCAAACTTCGGCGCCCACGATCCCCATACATCCCCTAGAAAAAATGCATTGTTCTGGTTAAATGGCCCTTCTCCCCTTATCCCTTGCGCTATCCCATAAGGCTGCGCTACCCCATCTATCGGTGAGGCTCCAAAACCCGGAGGATTTACCCCGTTAAACCCATACATCAACGTCGCACTAAGCGTCGCATTCTTCCCCTTCGCATCCCACTGGCTGTTCAAAAATAAAAGGTAAGCATCGTTGTTATTGATCATGTTGTTGAGATAACCAAAATATTCCATCCCCCCACGCGACACATTAAACCCTCCATCGGCTATCCCAAACCGGCTCGTCCATTGATCATCCCACCGGTAAATCGCTTGCATCCCCGTTAGCGTCGTCGGCAAAAGATTGGCAAACAACAGTCCATAGGTAAAATCAAGGTTCACCGGCCGCTCCACCACCTCGTAACCCGCTGGATCCACAAACTTCCCAATCTTTATGTCCAACCCGTTACCCACCGGTGCCCGGAATATCACGTAAGCTTGTTCAAGCCAAAAACTTGAAGTGTTAAACGAATACCAGGAACTGAAAGGTACCCCAAGACCCGTGATCGCATCCGGAGCTCCAACAACCGCATCCTGTCCCACGATGAGATCAGCCCTAAAACCTGCCTGCCAACGGTTTTCATCGGTTAGCGGCTTTTCCAAGGCAAGCTTGAAAGCGTTCATGTTAAAGCCTCCCCCCGGTATCGCATCCACCGGTTCCCTGCCCGGTATCGCCGGGTAACCCTGGGCAAACCCTGCCGTATTGGTCGGTCCTACATAGCCCGGTGGAGGAACAAAACCGGGTACCTTGTTAAAAGCCGGTGCGTTAATGAAATTGTAGGTGTAGCTAGCGTCCACATAGCCACTGAGCACTATCCCCTTGGTGTTCGCCTGCACCGGTATACCTTGGTCTTCAAGTTTCTTTGTCAACTCCTCGATCTGCTTGTCCTTCTCCTCAATGATGGCGTTATCTATAGAGTTGTTAGGGTTGTTTTTCCTTTTGTCTTTCTTGGAAGTTTTCTTTTTGGCTTGAGGAGGGTTTTGTGGGTTTGAATCTTGGCCTAGGGCAGATAGGGAAAAGCTAAGAAGAAGGATTAGACCCGTGCAAGCATAGAAAGAGGATAAAAGAAATCGGTAGGTAAAATTAAAAAATAAATGCTTCACGGCGATTTGCTTTTAAAAAAATCTCAAACTAAGAGCCTAGTTGTCAATACGGAAATGAAACATTAATGACCTAGAACTATGTTAGGAATAAATTAAAAAGAGAGATTTAATTATAAAAGAAATCTTTTTTGAAGTACCCATGATAGGATTATTCCGCATGAACAAAAAGATGGGTGCGTGCAGATTGGCGGTATTCTGTTTAGGCTTTTTTTCCCTTTGTTTTTCTTTTCTCCAAGCGCAGACAGTAAAAACGGAGAAGGAAAAAATCATTTATGTTATACCCATTAAAGATGAGATCGAACAATCCATGGTTTATGTCGTCAAACGAGCTGTCAATGAAGCGATCAGGAGTGGAGCTCAGGCATTAGTTGTTGACCTGGATACTCCAGGAGGTCTGGCTCAGTCAATGGAAAAAATCATTAGGGAAATTGAACGGTTTCCTGCCCAAGAAAACACTTATGCATTCATAGATCACAAAGCTTATTCGGCTGGGGCTTTTATTGCTGCTTGTTGTAGGCACATCTATATGGCTCCAGGTTCTGTCATTGGAGCGGCTAGCCCTGTTCTTTTTTCCCCTCAAGGAGGAGTACAAAACCTGCCTGAAAGTTATGAAAAAAAAATTCTTTCTGCATACCAAGGACTGATCCGTGCTATTGCAGAGCGGCATGGTCATAATCCAGCGGTTTTCAATGCCATGGTGGATAGGGATAGCGGGCTTGTTATCGATGGGATTGAAATTCTTCCCAAGGGGAAAATTTTGACTTTAACCGACTCCGAAGCTTGCAAGCAATATGGACATCCTCCAAAAGCCCTTTTGGCAGAAGGTATCGTTCAAAATCTTGAAGAGTTGGCTCAAAAAGCTATCGCTTCAGCCCTACCCTATAAACTGGTTATACTGAAACCAACCGGGTTTGAAAAAATAGGTAGAATCATGACGTTGCTTGGCCCTATTTTTTTAACTCTCGGATTAATCTTTGGTTATTTGGAATTACAGACCGGTGGGATAGTTTTAGGCTTACTTAGTCTATTGTTTTTTTCTCTCTATTTTTTAGGTCATTATCTTGCTGGATTGAGTGGTTGGGAACCTTTTTTTCTTTTTCTTTTGGGCTTATCCCTTATTCTCTTTGAGTTTTTTGTTTTTCCCGGACTTGTCATTCCAACATTAATAGGTTTTTTGATCATTCTCGTTGCCTTACTTGCCGCTAACTCTGAAAAAATACCCTCTGAAAGTTTCGGCAGCTGGCTTTCTCGAATAAAAGAAGCGATACTTTCTCTTGTTGTTACTTTGGGCATTTCATTGCTGCTCATTTATATTCTATCCCGTTTTATTCCTGCCAAGACCCACATGATATTAAATGAAGTATCCAAAGATAGGAATGAGGGAGTTTCTGGTCTTACAACAGGGATGATAGGAGAAGCGCTCACTGTTCTCAGACCAAGTGGGCTTGGAAAATTTAATGGGAAAATCGTTGATGTCATTACTCCGGCTAAATTTGTTTCTGCAGGGACACCGATCCAGATTGTACAGATTGAAGGCATACGGGTTGTAGTAGAACCTCTGAAAAAAAGAAAGTTTAGGACAACTTAAGCAATCAAGCTAAAAACTGTTTTTTTGTCGTTTAATATTTACCGAAGGATCATTTTTCCAATCTTTTTCCTCAAGAAAGCTCAAGGATTTTTTAGGGTTATTATAGCTCATTTCGGTCAATATAATATGACCTCTTTCAAGATAAAAGTTTGGAACGAACCCCCCTGCCAGCCATGAAGGTTTGGTGAGAAGATGTCAAAAAGATTAGAGGAGCTATCTAAAATAGGATATATATTGATCAAGCTTTAAGGATAAACGGGATTATATATAAAGAGAAAAAAGTTGCTATTAAGAGCAGAAAAAAAGAAGGGCAGCAGTGTTGGCTTTTGATGAGTTAGATTGTTTTAAACCGAAGGGAAAAGAATGATAGGATGGATTTTGATCGGCTTTTTGGTTGTTGTCCTGCTTATTGTTGCAGCCATTTTGTTTAATTTCATCGGGCTTTGGATAAAAGCGATGATTACAGGGGCTGCAGTCAGCATCTTTAATCTTGTAGCCATGAGACTTCGAGGCATCCCTCCTTCTTTAATTGTCAATACCAGGATTACGGCTGTTCGTTCTGGTCTTTCTATTTCGACGGCACAATTGGAATCTCATTTTTTAGCAGGGGGCAATATTGAGCATGTGGTTAGAGCTTTGGTTGCTGCCGATAGGGCTGGAATTCCCCTGACTTTCAACAGGGCATGTGCCATCGATCTGGCCACGATAGGAACGGGGAAAAGCGTTTTTGAGGCTGTGCGCACTAGCGTTAATCCCAAGGTTATCGATTGTCCTTTCCAAACCGGTGGTGGTCCTACACATATCGCTGGAGTAGCAAAAGATGGAATAACGGTTAAAGTCAAAGCACGAGTGACGGTCAGAACAAACTTGGAAAGGTTTGTTGGGGGAGCAACCGAGGAAACGATTGTGGCTAGAGTTGGAGAGGGGATAGTGACGACTATTGGAATGGCTAATACATACAAAGAAGTGTTAGAACATCCTGACCGGATTTCTAAGATCGTCCTCCAGAAAGGGTTGGATTCAGGTACAGCGTTCGAAATTTTATCCATCGATATTGCCGAGGTGATCATTGGGGACAATGTGGGAGCAAAGCTACAAGCTGAACAAGCCGAGGCGGATAAAAGGGTAGCCCAAGCGAAGGCAGAAGTCAGAAGGGCTGCTGCTGTGGCTTTGGAACAGGAGATGAAAGCAAAGGTAGAAGAAATGAAAGCAAAAGTTGTAGAAGCTGAATCTCAAATTCCGGTGGCTATTTCAGAAGCATTTAAAAAGGGTTATCTGGGGGTGATGGATTATTACCGGTTGCGGAATATCCAGGCTGACACCCAAATGCGGACGAGTATTTCAGCAGAAGGCTCTTCTGCTAGTCCGACTTGATTTAATTTGTACGGGTTATGAGAGATTTGGTTCCTTTCCTTTTTTTTGTGTTGTTGGTGGCACTGCAGCTGCTTTATGGACTGAGAAGAGGCAGTAAAAAACAGGAAGGTCCTACGGCTCGTAAACCTTTTCCTTGGGAAAAGGAGGAATCGAAGAGTCTTGATCAACTCAAAACCGAATCGGAACAGGAAGGGAAAGCATCCTCTTTAGAAAAGGAATTTTCTATTGTCTATACGAAGGCCCATCAACTTCAGGAAGAGAAAAGCACCTCAACCGTTTTTGAAGAGGTAAAAACTGAAAATAAATATAGCTGGGAAAAGGATTTTGATAAAAATGAACCACCGCCAAAAGAATTGAAAGCAAAAAAAATAGCCCTTTTTTTGAAAAACCAAGCAGCTTTAAAAAGAGCGATTATAATGGCTGAAATCATTGGTCCCCCTCGATCGATTCAAGACAAAGATCCATTTATGGAAAAATGGTAAAAATCAGATGCATTGCTATTGCTTATTAAAGGGTTATTGTTTCAAAAATCACAAAAATGATTAATGGAAGGAATGAAAAGATTAATTAAATTCTCATTTTACTTCTTTTATATCTTTTTATTTTTCTTGCTTCACGTTCTCTGGTCAGAAGAAAAAAAAACTGAAATTCTCTATTATACCTGCACGATGCATCCCAGTGTCAAATCAAAGACCCCAGGCAAATGTCCTATCTGTTCAATGGACCTTATCCCTGTCTATTCAACAAGCTTGGAGACTCCAAGCGCTGAAAAAATCCAAAAAGAACCGTCCCAAACAACTCCTTTTTTTATTCCTCCCGAACGGCTTCAAACCATTGGGATCAGGACCGAAGAGGTAACTGTCCTCCCCTTGAAAGCTGAAATTAAGGCACCAGCCATTGTCTCTATTAACGAGTCTCAAGTCTATGACATCAACGTCAAGGGAGGAAATGGTTATGTCATAAAATTATATGCAAATTACGTGGGTAAACATTTTTCGAAAGGAGAAGTTCTTGCCACCATATTAAGCCAGGATTGGGTACAGGCTCAAATGGACTATGTAAAAGCCTATAGGGCATGGAGAAGAAGCCTGTTAGTTAAAAAAGATAACCCCATACTGCTTGATCAACAATTTTACCATGTGAGAGCAAGGTTGAGGGTATGGGATCTTGATGAGGAGCAGATTAAAGAACTTGAGAAACGGGCATGGGCGATGTCTGTCACAGACGTCCGGACAGCTAAGGGTATACGTGGCAGTTTTGACCTTCATTCGCCTGTAGAAGGGCATGTGCATGAAAAAAATATTTATGAAGGAATGTATTTTACTGCTGGCCAATCTTTGTTAAGGATTGTGGATCTTAGGACAGTATGGATTTTAGCTGAATTGCCAGAAGATCAATCACGCTATATAACCGTGGGACTTCCTTGTGAAATAACTTTCCCAGCCTTTCCTGGAAGGATCTTTCGATCAAAGATCGATTTCATTCAACCTCATTTTGAAGAAGAAACCCGAAGACTGCAGCTTAGGGTTGTTCTCCCTAACCTCAATCACATGTTTCATCCCGGAATGTATGCTGATTTTAAAACGATCAT
The DNA window shown above is from Methylacidiphilum caldifontis and carries:
- a CDS encoding SDR family NAD(P)-dependent oxidoreductase — translated: MKSFRGMTALVTGASSGLGSEFARQLSLEVSQLLITSRRVDRLQALSEEIQKKSPHLKVFYMPADLSCQEGRDILCDWLTAERMDIDILINNAGCGDYGLFEESRLDRLRSLLELNVITMTYLTRLVLPQMIRKKRGVIINVGSIVGRKPIPICAAYSGSKSFVHAFSEALRLEIEGRGVTVTVIAPGPLNTEFFYRASRNNVDEKPFVPPFMWVPLEKVVNDALAAAKAGKPFYVPGFYTRIASFLHSLTPSFLLRPIYRILLPIQCKRSTSKKDNLSCSLHQ
- the pyk gene encoding pyruvate kinase — encoded protein: MIPFKNWKRRTKIIATLGPATESGEKIFSLIEKGVDIFRFNMSHGNPNWVREKVGIIQEFSKRLGKYVGLLLDTQGPAIRTGDLPDPMQLKPGDIFTFTVRGEKIEDLHSVSVNYDDIVNDIHVGDVVLVDNGNIQMKVISKEKNLLRCEVLTAGVMKSRRHINIPGVRINLPPLTKKDLNDIQLGIECGMDFFALSFVREANDCDLLRQILISKGSQGKVVAKIEDQLAVKNLSQIIDSSDAIMIARGDLGIECPFEELPIIQRRIVKSCIQKRKPVIVATHLLESMIMNPAPTRAEITDIANAVYEQADCIMLSGETASGKYPLECIYILDRVAVRTEKSGGAGYASLVELVNDEEKLAKIAVHLADDVGSPAICVFTRFGHLATLIAGLRPRYSIIYSFCPDEEVCRKLTLHYGVEPCLVVFPKSQEESIEMVEQHLKKKGIESGQKIVLISEIPLRGERDRYILLHQIH
- the dcd gene encoding dCTP deaminase produces the protein MGVHSDDWIRQMVRQHRMIEPFEEGQVRKKVDGSAAISFGLSSYGYDLRVSREFKVFTNVFNSIVDPKAFDNRSFVEIEADSCIIPPNSFALARSVEYFRIPRDVITICLGKSTYARCGIIVNVTPFEPEWEGYATLEISNTTPLPAKIYAEEGLAQVIFIQAAEPCSISYAERRGKYMYQKGVTVPRL
- a CDS encoding alpha/beta hydrolase, whose protein sequence is MKHTIPSEIRNAHGERLDFVYTPGSADNNTLVIIAHGITAHKDRPMLVTLSNCLAKNGIHSVRFSFSGHGKSEGKFEEFSPTKEVGDLESVFNAFAGWTKYGYVGHSLGAAVGVLFASKDPRVSFLISLAGMAYTAAFAQREFGTVTPGQGYMWDMPEFPLSKVLIEDMNRIDNVKEAAKKIRIPWLFIHGLADDVVPPQDSRDLFALASEPKKLVEIPDCDHLFPPPHDSFMAETVVNWIKELKLIA
- the aspS gene encoding aspartate--tRNA ligase produces the protein MKKGDFKAYRTHHCNELNIKWVGKRARLCGWVHSKRDHGGLLFVDLRDREGLTQIVFHPEKDPSLFASAKQLKDEYVIKVEGQVVERPAGTKNEALATGEIELEVDFLEILNPSQPLPFNLDEDIENEELRLSFRFLDLRRKKILHCLKVRHQVSSLVREYLSKEGFLEVETPILSKSTPEGARDFLVPSRLSPGKFYALPQAPQQYKQLLMVAGIDKYFQIARCFRDEDLRSDRQPEFTQIDLEASFVQVEDIMNWIEEMIQLIFLKVLGIELPLPFVRLSYDQAIDNYGSDKPDLRVEWKIQDASQLFKNTEFRLFREVVEKGGVIKALNAKGTDPMISASVLEELVAIATSLGAKGLAHIRVEGEQWKSPIVKFFSAEERKNLQLLLNMEPDDFILFSAGPREQACSILGKIRLRLAEITQSIAKNQWKFVWVTDFPLFEYSPLDQKWNSVHHPFTRPHSEDLTKLDDGRYNEIRALAYDIVLNGVELGGGSIRIHERELQEKIFSILGIDKQRQELLFGHLLKAFQYGAPPHGGIALGLDRFVMLLTGSESIRDVIAFPKNRHGVDLLTQSPSEVEYQQLKELNIKLSFPSLKIEP